One genomic segment of Clostridium estertheticum subsp. estertheticum includes these proteins:
- a CDS encoding 6-phosphofructokinase, with translation MKNCIVAQSGGPTSVINASAIGILESNINSHYYDNVYAGINGIQGILNKHIVNLSDINYDEVKGLKYTPSSGLGSCRYKLKSFEENNEEYIKIFEILEEYEIKTFFYIGGNDSQDTVHKFSIYANKHNKDVKFIGIPKTIDNDLPIMDHTPGFGSAAKLIATSVLENFLDASVYSPKGVFILETMGRDTGWLAASACIATINGNPVVDFIYLPEIAFSPDKFIEDVAKKLTQKNHVFVVVSEGIRTKEGKFIGEAEGTSHDKFGHTQLGGVCGFLKNLILNTNTAEKVRVLELSTLQRCSMHCASQTDIDEAFEVGKSAAQYSIHGVSGNMIGIRRLSNAPYTSETFALETSKVANKIKYFPKEWINEEGNNVTRDAYEYTLPLIMGEPKITIENGLPKYTFLDEAFKL, from the coding sequence ATGAAAAATTGTATAGTGGCACAATCAGGTGGTCCAACGTCCGTAATTAATGCTAGTGCTATAGGCATTCTTGAGTCAAACATTAACTCTCATTATTATGATAACGTGTATGCCGGAATAAATGGGATTCAAGGTATTCTAAACAAACATATTGTAAACCTATCTGACATTAATTACGATGAAGTTAAAGGATTAAAGTATACTCCCTCTTCAGGTCTTGGTTCGTGTAGGTATAAGTTAAAATCATTTGAAGAAAACAATGAAGAATATATAAAAATTTTTGAAATATTAGAAGAATACGAAATTAAAACTTTCTTTTATATAGGTGGAAACGATTCTCAAGATACTGTGCATAAATTTAGTATTTATGCAAATAAGCACAATAAAGATGTAAAATTTATTGGCATACCAAAAACTATAGATAATGACCTACCAATTATGGACCATACACCAGGTTTTGGAAGTGCAGCTAAACTAATTGCCACATCAGTTCTTGAGAACTTCCTAGATGCCAGTGTATATTCCCCAAAAGGAGTCTTCATACTTGAAACTATGGGACGCGATACTGGTTGGCTTGCGGCAAGTGCTTGCATAGCAACTATTAACGGTAATCCTGTTGTAGATTTCATATATTTACCAGAAATTGCTTTCAGTCCTGATAAATTTATAGAAGATGTAGCTAAAAAACTCACTCAAAAAAATCATGTTTTTGTGGTAGTATCTGAAGGAATCCGTACTAAAGAAGGTAAATTTATAGGTGAAGCGGAAGGCACCAGTCATGACAAATTTGGACACACTCAGTTAGGTGGAGTATGTGGCTTCCTTAAAAATTTAATTTTAAACACCAATACTGCAGAGAAAGTTAGAGTTTTAGAACTCTCCACACTTCAACGTTGCTCTATGCACTGTGCTTCTCAAACAGATATAGATGAAGCCTTTGAAGTAGGAAAATCCGCAGCGCAGTACTCTATTCACGGAGTTAGCGGAAACATGATAGGTATAAGAAGGCTGTCAAATGCCCCTTATACTTCAGAAACTTTTGCACTTGAAACTTCAAAAGTTGCAAACAAAATTAAATACTTCCCTAAGGAATGGATAAACGAAGAAGGTAACAATGTAACTCGCGATGCTTATGAGTACACACTTCCATTGATTATGGGCGAACCAAAAATAACAATAGAAAACGGTCTTCCAAAATACACGTTTTTAGATGAAGCCTTTAAATTATAG
- a CDS encoding prepilin peptidase: MESIIGIYIFILGLLIGSFLNVCIYRIPRGESISYPPSHCTSCGKKIKRYDLIPVISWIFLKGKCRNCGEKISIRYALVELITAVLFILTYFQYGYSIYLVKYLILIPFLIVIAMIDYDTMEVYATTTWLAIAVGIISLGVNLYLGEPVIDYIYGGLLGAGIIIFIILISKLILGTEGMGWGDVEICGLCGLFLGFKLTFVMIFFSFIIGGVIGVYLLKVKKKNGRSEMAFGPSIIMATLFMIIWGDKILNWYLDTFYKY, encoded by the coding sequence ATGGAAAGTATCATAGGAATATATATTTTTATATTAGGACTATTAATAGGAAGTTTTTTGAATGTATGTATATATAGGATACCAAGAGGAGAAAGTATATCATATCCACCTTCTCACTGCACATCATGTGGAAAAAAAATAAAGCGTTATGATCTAATACCGGTAATTAGTTGGATATTTTTAAAGGGTAAATGTAGGAACTGTGGAGAGAAGATATCTATAAGATACGCATTGGTAGAACTTATCACAGCTGTACTTTTTATTTTAACTTATTTTCAATATGGATATAGTATTTACCTTGTAAAATATTTAATACTTATACCATTTTTAATAGTTATAGCTATGATAGATTACGATACTATGGAGGTTTATGCCACGACTACATGGCTCGCAATAGCTGTAGGTATCATTTCTCTAGGAGTGAATTTATATCTTGGAGAACCAGTAATTGACTATATATATGGGGGTTTACTGGGTGCAGGTATCATAATTTTTATTATTTTAATATCAAAACTTATTTTAGGAACAGAGGGCATGGGTTGGGGAGATGTAGAAATTTGTGGTCTTTGTGGACTGTTTTTAGGATTTAAGCTAACGTTTGTTATGATATTTTTTTCTTTTATAATTGGAGGAGTAATTGGTGTTTACTTATTGAAGGTTAAAAAGAAAAATGGTAGATCTGAAATGGCATTTGGTCCATCTATTATAATGGCTACTTTGTTTATGATAATTTGGGGAGATAAAATTTTAAATTGGTACCTAGATACATTTTATAAATATTAA
- a CDS encoding prepilin-type N-terminal cleavage/methylation domain-containing protein, with protein MSNILKRIPKNKTNKIKRKGFTLIELIIVISIIGILAVITVPKFSGVLKDAKVKADIASAKVIADATYALIAKDSITKATYESPTPVGNEIKAYMQVSPAVKAVANGTFSVKIATDDNVEVSVGDVQLYPTPETGYGNK; from the coding sequence ATGTCAAATATTTTAAAGCGGATTCCCAAAAACAAGACGAATAAAATTAAAAGAAAAGGATTTACCTTAATTGAGCTTATAATTGTAATCTCAATAATTGGGATTTTAGCAGTAATTACGGTGCCTAAGTTTAGTGGGGTACTAAAGGATGCTAAGGTAAAGGCAGATATCGCTAGTGCAAAAGTTATTGCTGATGCCACATATGCACTTATTGCTAAAGATAGTATAACTAAAGCAACTTATGAAAGTCCAACTCCTGTAGGTAATGAAATAAAAGCATATATGCAAGTATCACCGGCTGTTAAGGCAGTTGCTAATGGTACGTTTTCCGTAAAAATTGCAACTGATGATAATGTTGAGGTTTCAGTTGGAGACGTTCAGTTGTATCCTACGCCTGAGACTGGATACGGGAATAAATAA
- the ade gene encoding adenine deaminase gives MEQVKKNIDVAMGRIKADLVLKNARFINVFTQEVDRGDIAIVAGIIIGIGEYSGNLEINCSDLYVAPGFIDAHVHIESSMIMPKQFGEVVIKKGITTIIADPHEIANVEGIEGVKAMIESSKEAPIDIFFMLPSCVPATKFEDSGYVLNAEDLKELIDNNCVLGLGEVMDVPSVVNKDDELLKKIDMAKNKHIDGHCPSISPSGLNACISCGIKTDHECNNVKDALLKVSRGMYVMLREGSAAKNLKAVLPSVNNRNYGRFLYCSDDRHIDDLLERGSIDNCIRLSIKQGLNPIKAFIMASYNAAKCYDLHDRGAIAPGYKADLVIFEELKGLNILKVIKNGKEYKELPDKKRSKLNIKSSMHMEFIKSEIFKVESRTPTVNVIKLIPNSLETKLVQRKTANVDGYIKRIIDKDVLKIAVFERHHNTGKHFTSFIEGLGLKNCSIAQTIAHDSHNVIVVGDNEKDMEVAVNTLISIGGGIAMVSEGKVIAQLILPIGGIMTFEAPYMVAENLKRLSRMARAFGVRPEYDPFISLSFMTLPVIPEVKITARGLFDYNKFRFINSDVE, from the coding sequence ATGGAGCAAGTTAAGAAAAACATTGATGTTGCGATGGGAAGAATAAAGGCAGATTTGGTGCTGAAAAATGCAAGGTTTATTAATGTATTTACGCAGGAGGTAGATAGAGGGGACATTGCGATTGTTGCTGGTATTATTATAGGAATTGGTGAGTACTCAGGGAATCTTGAAATTAATTGTTCAGACTTATATGTGGCTCCAGGTTTCATTGATGCACATGTTCATATAGAGTCCTCTATGATCATGCCAAAACAGTTTGGGGAGGTGGTAATTAAAAAAGGCATAACTACAATAATAGCAGATCCTCATGAAATAGCTAATGTTGAAGGAATAGAAGGTGTTAAAGCAATGATTGAAAGCAGTAAAGAAGCACCAATAGACATATTTTTTATGTTACCATCTTGTGTTCCGGCCACAAAATTTGAGGATAGTGGGTACGTACTTAATGCTGAAGACTTAAAAGAGTTAATTGACAATAATTGCGTACTTGGCCTCGGTGAAGTAATGGATGTTCCATCAGTTGTAAATAAGGATGATGAATTACTAAAAAAAATAGATATGGCAAAAAATAAACATATTGATGGTCATTGTCCTAGTATATCACCTAGTGGGTTAAATGCATGTATCAGCTGTGGCATAAAGACAGATCATGAGTGCAATAATGTAAAAGATGCATTACTAAAAGTTAGTAGAGGAATGTATGTTATGCTAAGAGAAGGGTCAGCTGCAAAAAACCTAAAGGCCGTACTTCCATCGGTTAACAACCGTAATTACGGAAGATTTTTATATTGCAGCGACGATAGGCATATAGATGATTTATTAGAAAGAGGTTCTATAGATAATTGTATTAGACTTTCCATAAAGCAGGGACTTAATCCTATAAAGGCGTTTATAATGGCATCATATAATGCAGCTAAGTGTTATGATTTGCATGATAGAGGAGCTATAGCTCCAGGGTATAAAGCAGACCTTGTGATATTTGAAGAATTAAAGGGTTTGAATATATTAAAAGTTATAAAAAACGGTAAAGAGTATAAAGAATTACCAGATAAAAAACGTTCTAAATTAAATATAAAATCTTCTATGCATATGGAGTTCATTAAGAGTGAAATTTTTAAAGTTGAAAGTAGAACGCCCACCGTAAATGTAATAAAGTTAATTCCTAATTCATTGGAAACTAAATTGGTGCAGAGAAAAACAGCAAATGTAGATGGCTATATAAAGAGAATAATTGACAAAGATGTATTGAAAATAGCTGTATTTGAGCGTCATCATAATACAGGCAAGCATTTTACTTCATTTATAGAAGGATTAGGTTTGAAAAATTGTTCAATAGCACAAACTATAGCTCATGACTCTCACAATGTAATAGTAGTTGGAGACAATGAAAAGGATATGGAGGTTGCAGTTAATACGCTTATTTCTATTGGTGGGGGGATAGCAATGGTTTCGGAAGGAAAAGTTATCGCTCAGTTAATTTTGCCAATTGGAGGAATAATGACATTTGAGGCTCCATATATGGTAGCAGAGAATTTAAAAAGACTTAGTAGAATGGCCAGAGCTTTTGGAGTGAGGCCCGAATATGATCCTTTTATAAGTTTATCTTTTATGACACTGCCTGTAATACCTGAAGTTAAAATTACTGCTAGAGGATTGTTTGATTATAACAAATTTAGGTTTATAAATTCTGATGTTGAATAA